In the Solibacillus sp. FSL K6-1523 genome, one interval contains:
- a CDS encoding substrate-binding periplasmic protein, producing MKKLIGVLLFGVLLLLAACGNNVDKSAKAEGSKEKEPTSALESVKEKGKIVIGTTGNYRPFSYMDSSNKLIGYDIEWGNIIAEELGVKAEFTTGQFAGLIPGLVANKFDILLSGVNVTEERLKSIVFTEHYAVDGAVAVVQKDNKDIGGIEDLGGRIVGVNAGSAFEEVVKNIGTYKEVKTYPGAAESFMDLTAGRVDLIAIGLPAAAEYINNSVNGNQLKIVGDTFDKKDIAVAAKPGNEDLIEAINEIIKKKKEDGTYDKLAMKYFGMTFD from the coding sequence ATGAAGAAATTAATAGGGGTATTACTTTTTGGTGTTTTATTATTATTAGCTGCTTGTGGTAACAATGTTGATAAGAGTGCAAAAGCAGAGGGTTCTAAAGAAAAGGAACCAACAAGCGCGTTAGAGTCCGTTAAAGAAAAAGGAAAGATCGTTATTGGTACGACTGGGAACTATCGTCCTTTTTCTTATATGGATTCTTCAAATAAACTAATTGGTTATGATATTGAATGGGGTAATATTATCGCAGAAGAATTAGGGGTTAAAGCTGAGTTTACTACAGGTCAATTTGCTGGTCTTATCCCTGGCTTAGTTGCAAATAAATTCGATATTTTATTATCTGGAGTAAACGTAACAGAAGAACGATTAAAATCTATTGTTTTCACAGAGCATTATGCAGTAGATGGAGCGGTAGCTGTTGTTCAAAAAGATAATAAAGATATTGGTGGTATTGAGGACCTTGGAGGACGTATTGTTGGTGTTAATGCAGGTTCTGCTTTTGAAGAGGTTGTAAAAAACATTGGCACATATAAAGAAGTGAAAACATATCCGGGTGCAGCAGAAAGTTTTATGGATTTAACAGCAGGACGAGTAGATTTGATAGCTATAGGTTTACCGGCAGCGGCAGAGTATATTAATAACTCTGTTAACGGCAATCAACTTAAAATTGTTGGAGATACTTTTGACAAAAAAGATATTGCAGTTGCAGCAAAACCGGGAAATGAGGATTTAATAGAAGCTATTAATGAGATTATTAAAAAGAAAAAAGAAGACGGTACTTATGATAAATTAGCTATGAAATACTTCGGGATGACGTTTGATTAA
- a CDS encoding amino acid ABC transporter permease: MNLEVISNALPFLIEGAWVTLKVSILAIVIGTILGFILCLFKLSHNPILKALSSIYIWLFRGLPLLIILFLAYYATPFNITLTAFAAALFAMSLNAAAYKAEIIRSGMMAIPKGQIEAAEAIGMTPIQIMFRIKIPLMIRFIIPPYINNAVVLLKESAQISVITVPDLMLNAQMQYSSTYLPYETLGIAAILYLIMTSALMLLQSYTEKKLNVSNNNL; this comes from the coding sequence ATGAATTTAGAGGTTATTTCTAATGCTCTCCCTTTCTTAATTGAAGGGGCCTGGGTAACTTTAAAAGTGTCAATTCTTGCTATTGTAATTGGTACAATACTGGGATTTATACTTTGTCTGTTTAAACTGTCACATAATCCAATTTTAAAAGCCCTTTCTTCAATCTATATTTGGCTATTTCGAGGTTTACCATTATTAATCATTTTATTTTTAGCGTATTATGCAACACCATTTAATATAACTTTAACGGCTTTTGCAGCAGCATTATTTGCAATGTCATTAAATGCAGCAGCATATAAAGCAGAAATTATTCGATCTGGTATGATGGCTATTCCTAAAGGACAAATTGAGGCAGCAGAAGCTATTGGTATGACACCTATTCAAATTATGTTTCGTATTAAAATACCATTGATGATTCGTTTTATTATACCGCCATACATTAACAATGCTGTAGTTCTTTTAAAAGAATCTGCACAAATTTCTGTTATTACTGTGCCAGATTTGATGTTAAATGCACAAATGCAATATAGTAGTACGTATCTTCCATATGAGACATTAGGTATAGCAGCTATATTATATCTCATTATGACTAGCGCACTAATGTTACTACAATCGTACACAGAGAAAAAACTGAATGTTTCGAATAATAATTTATAA
- a CDS encoding amino acid ABC transporter ATP-binding protein codes for MEVIKIESLNKYYGEKKALSDICLTVNKGEVVTLIGPSGSGKSTLLRCINLLEVPSDGKILINNKQVSFKLNRANHLTYGSKRKVSKVREHVGMVFQHFNLWKHRSVLENITEGPIQVKKWDKSKAIAKAEELLNKVGLIDKINAHPSNLSGGQQQRIAIARALAMEPQVMLFDEATSALDPEMVNEVLQIMNDLAQSGMTMIIVTHEMDFARKVSDRVIFMENGSIVEQGTPDYIFGQASNPRVTKFLNSMTVHV; via the coding sequence ATGGAAGTAATTAAAATTGAAAGTTTAAATAAATATTATGGTGAAAAAAAGGCTTTATCTGATATTTGTTTAACTGTTAATAAAGGGGAAGTTGTTACATTAATTGGACCAAGTGGATCTGGAAAAAGTACCCTTTTGAGATGTATTAATTTACTTGAAGTTCCGTCAGATGGGAAAATCTTAATTAATAATAAACAAGTAAGCTTTAAATTAAATAGAGCAAATCATCTAACATATGGATCAAAAAGAAAAGTTAGTAAGGTAAGAGAACATGTTGGAATGGTTTTCCAACACTTCAACCTATGGAAACATCGTTCAGTATTGGAGAACATAACTGAAGGGCCTATTCAAGTTAAAAAGTGGGACAAATCAAAGGCGATTGCTAAAGCCGAAGAACTATTAAATAAAGTGGGATTAATCGATAAAATCAATGCACATCCAAGTAATTTATCCGGGGGACAACAACAACGGATTGCTATCGCTAGGGCGTTGGCGATGGAGCCGCAAGTAATGTTATTTGATGAAGCAACCTCTGCTTTAGATCCTGAAATGGTTAATGAAGTTCTACAAATTATGAACGACTTAGCACAATCAGGTATGACTATGATTATTGTAACGCATGAAATGGACTTTGCTCGAAAAGTTTCAGACCGAGTAATTTTTATGGAAAATGGATCGATTGTTGAGCAGGGAACACCAGATTATATATTTGGTCAGGCTTCGAATCCTCGTGTTACTAAGTTTTTAAATAGTATGACCGTTCATGTATAA
- a CDS encoding M20/M25/M40 family metallo-hydrolase — translation MDIYSKLIETSGSSPIHYRIAQSIHQLAQIGLTDEGGSNRIAGSKSEVHSRQWLKSRMEEIGMEVSEYNQSIYGYYPGENDNLPAIMLGSHLDTVLNGGHFDGTIGVLLPLIFVEQLAIQNKKIKHPIIICAFYDEEGVVTGIGLEGSRDFKKDYSNKWKPFQKSIDAFIEIHIEQGPVLELAKKPFGLVSAIAGSIALEIIFEGISGHAGTVPMSVRQDPLICFCEWASKIQQLVLPFGKETKVTIGRIEMFPNVTNVIPKKLKAQLDIRHIKLNELTEVVSTLVTEARNIAAKQSIKIVVKDKLVQTPQYLDQGILRKVNPADTLPILVSGALHDSAVINEVVPTLMIFVRSRGGISHTPEEWTDLDDLVDSYEFMKKLLKDW, via the coding sequence ATGGATATCTATTCAAAGTTAATAGAAACTAGCGGTAGTAGTCCCATTCACTATCGTATAGCACAATCTATTCATCAATTGGCGCAAATTGGATTAACTGATGAAGGTGGAAGTAATCGCATTGCCGGTTCAAAGTCTGAAGTACATTCTAGACAATGGCTAAAAAGTAGAATGGAAGAAATAGGAATGGAAGTAAGTGAGTATAACCAATCTATATATGGTTATTATCCAGGAGAAAATGACAACCTACCAGCAATTATGCTAGGTTCGCATCTTGATACTGTTTTGAATGGTGGTCATTTTGATGGAACAATTGGTGTGTTATTACCGTTAATTTTCGTTGAACAATTAGCAATACAAAACAAGAAAATAAAACACCCTATAATTATATGTGCATTTTATGATGAAGAGGGCGTAGTAACAGGTATTGGTTTAGAGGGTAGTAGAGATTTCAAAAAGGACTATAGTAATAAATGGAAGCCCTTTCAAAAATCCATAGATGCCTTTATAGAAATTCATATTGAGCAAGGGCCTGTACTAGAATTAGCAAAAAAACCATTTGGATTGGTATCTGCCATTGCAGGCTCAATCGCTCTAGAAATTATATTTGAAGGCATAAGTGGACATGCAGGTACTGTCCCTATGTCGGTACGTCAAGATCCTTTAATCTGTTTTTGTGAATGGGCAAGTAAAATACAACAATTAGTTCTTCCTTTTGGCAAAGAGACAAAGGTAACAATCGGTCGAATTGAAATGTTTCCTAATGTAACGAATGTCATCCCTAAAAAACTAAAAGCCCAACTGGATATTCGTCATATTAAGCTAAACGAACTTACAGAAGTAGTTTCAACCTTAGTTACTGAAGCTAGAAACATTGCGGCAAAACAATCTATTAAAATTGTAGTTAAAGATAAACTTGTTCAAACTCCACAGTATTTAGATCAAGGAATTTTACGTAAAGTCAACCCTGCAGACACATTACCAATTCTAGTTAGTGGAGCATTGCACGATAGTGCTGTAATAAATGAAGTAGTTCCAACATTAATGATATTTGTGCGGAGTCGTGGTGGAATTAGTCATACACCTGAGGAATGGACTGACCTTGATGATTTAGTAGACTCATATGAATTCATGAAAAAACTTTTAAAGGATTGGTGA
- a CDS encoding AroM family protein has translation MKVGFITLGTTPRRDLEQTIMKNGYEKFEIVGALDNLEKQKVEDISITKGDAPLFVRTNFGSYEIERDILIPYIEKAANELYLKGYNVAILLCSAAFPVFSANIPIVLPTEIIEKEVKITKQSPVLVCVPIKNQIPFAQRKWDLTGLKAIVLSFNPLETTAQEIQSYIESYNAKQVILDCISYDSELHLELQQLSNISIWNPLKQALLEFK, from the coding sequence ATGAAGGTTGGGTTTATAACTTTAGGTACTACCCCTAGAAGAGATCTAGAGCAGACCATTATGAAAAATGGTTATGAAAAATTTGAAATTGTCGGTGCCTTAGATAATCTAGAAAAACAAAAAGTTGAAGATATTAGTATTACTAAAGGCGATGCACCTTTGTTTGTTCGTACTAATTTTGGATCGTATGAAATTGAAAGAGATATATTAATTCCCTATATTGAAAAAGCTGCAAATGAACTATACCTAAAAGGTTATAACGTTGCGATTTTACTTTGTTCCGCAGCATTTCCTGTTTTTTCAGCAAACATACCTATAGTGTTACCAACAGAAATAATTGAAAAAGAAGTGAAAATTACTAAACAATCACCCGTGCTTGTTTGTGTTCCTATCAAAAATCAAATCCCTTTTGCTCAACGGAAATGGGATTTAACAGGATTAAAAGCAATAGTTCTTTCATTTAATCCTTTAGAAACAACAGCACAAGAAATTCAAAGCTATATTGAGAGTTATAATGCAAAACAAGTTATTTTAGATTGTATTAGCTATGATTCTGAATTACATTTAGAATTACAGCAATTATCAAATATCTCCATATGGAATCCACTTAAACAAGCATTATTAGAATTTAAATAA
- a CDS encoding histidine--tRNA ligase: MKKMDYQNVRGTQDYLPEQEVVRRKIRKTLEDTFISYGCKPLETPIINYTELMASKYAGGAEILQEMYTLTDRGDRDLALRYDLTIPFAKVIAMNPTISLPFKRYEIGKVFRDGPIKAGRFREFTQCDVDIVGVESQAAEAELMMMAVDAFKKLNVTITLKYNNRKLLYGMLTLFNVPSEKMNRVILILDKMEKIDRTMLVKELAELELSKKTLQDIEQFLDAQPTLEYFEPYTSTNEFVQQGVQELTELASYLAALSIEQQCIFNPFLARGLEIYTGTIYEIFLADGSIKSSIGSGGRYDNAIGGLLGTNQSYATVGISFGLDVIYTALELTGEIAKNSSDIDIYIIPVDMKKQALILAAKLRNDGYTVEVELSGKKVRKAMERANRENIQKTIVLGENELSANYYKIKDMDSGEEQVFNFSFEQ, encoded by the coding sequence ATGAAAAAGATGGATTATCAAAATGTACGTGGAACGCAAGATTATTTGCCAGAGCAGGAAGTTGTTCGTCGTAAAATTCGCAAGACGCTAGAAGATACTTTCATTTCGTATGGTTGCAAACCTTTAGAAACGCCAATTATAAACTATACCGAGCTAATGGCTTCCAAATATGCCGGTGGGGCAGAGATTTTGCAGGAAATGTATACACTGACTGACCGCGGAGATAGAGATTTAGCATTACGTTATGATTTAACTATACCTTTTGCCAAAGTCATCGCAATGAATCCGACTATTTCACTGCCATTTAAACGGTATGAAATCGGTAAAGTTTTTCGCGACGGTCCGATAAAGGCAGGACGTTTCCGTGAATTTACGCAATGTGATGTCGATATTGTTGGTGTCGAATCACAAGCAGCAGAAGCTGAACTCATGATGATGGCAGTTGATGCGTTTAAGAAATTGAATGTAACAATTACGCTTAAATACAATAACCGCAAATTGTTGTACGGGATGTTGACGTTATTTAACGTGCCCTCTGAAAAAATGAATCGCGTTATTTTAATCTTAGATAAAATGGAGAAAATTGATCGGACAATGTTAGTGAAGGAATTGGCGGAGCTTGAGCTTTCTAAAAAGACTTTGCAGGATATTGAACAATTTTTAGATGCACAGCCAACACTCGAGTACTTTGAACCTTATACTTCTACTAATGAATTTGTACAACAAGGCGTGCAGGAATTAACAGAGCTCGCTTCCTATTTAGCAGCTCTAAGTATTGAACAACAATGCATTTTCAATCCATTTTTAGCAAGAGGGCTTGAAATTTATACAGGAACTATTTATGAAATCTTTTTAGCCGACGGAAGCATAAAATCAAGCATCGGTAGTGGTGGGCGCTATGATAATGCAATAGGTGGTCTACTTGGCACTAATCAATCTTACGCAACAGTGGGAATCTCATTTGGGCTAGATGTTATTTATACAGCTTTGGAGCTAACAGGGGAAATCGCGAAAAACTCATCGGATATCGATATTTATATTATTCCAGTTGATATGAAAAAACAGGCGCTTATTTTAGCGGCAAAGTTGCGCAATGATGGCTATACAGTTGAGGTTGAGCTAAGTGGTAAAAAGGTGCGAAAAGCAATGGAACGAGCCAACCGCGAAAATATCCAAAAGACGATTGTACTTGGGGAAAATGAATTATCAGCTAACTACTATAAAATTAAAGATATGGATAGCGGAGAAGAACAGGTTTTTAATTTTTCATTTGAACAATGA
- a CDS encoding Parvovirus coat protein VP1-like protein, translating to MGKSKKAGFCYPGYRYCGPGCSGPGKPTNAVDACCKLHDECYSKYGRTKQCDELFQKCLLPEMNSHSRMGRNAKLFSNVFKIKNTFW from the coding sequence GTGGGCAAAAGTAAAAAAGCTGGTTTTTGTTATCCTGGTTATAGATACTGTGGACCAGGCTGTTCTGGTCCAGGTAAACCAACGAACGCAGTCGATGCCTGTTGTAAATTACATGACGAATGCTATTCAAAATACGGCAGAACAAAGCAGTGCGATGAATTATTCCAAAAATGTTTGTTACCAGAAATGAACTCTCACAGCCGAATGGGAAGGAACGCTAAATTGTTCTCTAATGTCTTTAAAATTAAGAATACTTTTTGGTAA